A genomic stretch from Pararhizobium sp. IMCC21322 includes:
- a CDS encoding SLC13 family permease, whose amino-acid sequence MTFEQMFLFGLFIAVFAMLIWGKYRYDLVAFSALVIALIVGVVPYKEAFSGFGHPATIIIALVLVVSRGLINSGAIDVITRQLLATERPVAQHIGILGVVGGVMSAFINNVAALAILMPVDMQAAGKAKRIVGITLMPLAFATILGGMITLIGTPPNIIIAAYRETATGTPFSMFDFAPVGIACTIAGISFIALVGWRLIPIDKSKSVDPSRFSSLDNYIAELVVGEDNPALGQMVRDLDAQADEFDVVIIGLVRNGRRLPGRARTNEIRKGDILVVEAPPGAIDKFRSALKLSFIGEDRHAKIASEGMALMEVVVPDDSRIIGRTAMNVRLLYRQSTTLLGVSRKGKRFVERVRHLPIESGDVLLLLGASEHLPSVANWLGVLPLRERGLNVTQHKQAGLAVGLFGAAILLASFGVLQLAVALAAVVVLYVILKIVPISTLYEQIEWPVIVLLGSMIPLGSALESAGGTDLIANAIVSLTAPYPIAVVLTVLMVVTMTLSDLLNNTATAVIAAPIAVNIANTLNVSPDPFLMAVAVAASCAFLTPIGHKNNTLIMGPGGYRFGDYWRMGLPLEIIVIVVSVPTILLVWPL is encoded by the coding sequence ATGACCTTTGAACAAATGTTTCTGTTTGGTCTGTTCATCGCTGTCTTTGCCATGTTGATCTGGGGCAAATATCGCTATGATCTGGTGGCATTTTCCGCATTGGTGATAGCGCTCATTGTCGGCGTTGTGCCCTATAAGGAAGCGTTTTCGGGGTTTGGACACCCGGCCACAATCATCATAGCGCTGGTTCTGGTGGTGTCGCGCGGCCTCATCAATTCCGGCGCGATTGACGTCATCACACGGCAGCTTTTGGCAACCGAACGCCCGGTTGCGCAGCATATTGGTATTCTGGGTGTGGTCGGGGGTGTTATGTCCGCCTTCATCAACAATGTGGCAGCGCTGGCCATATTGATGCCGGTCGATATGCAGGCTGCAGGCAAGGCCAAACGCATTGTCGGCATTACGTTAATGCCCCTTGCCTTTGCCACCATACTGGGTGGCATGATCACGCTCATTGGCACACCACCGAACATCATCATTGCCGCCTATCGGGAAACAGCCACCGGCACACCATTTTCCATGTTTGATTTTGCCCCGGTCGGCATCGCCTGCACGATTGCAGGCATCAGTTTCATTGCTCTTGTCGGCTGGCGTTTAATCCCCATCGACAAATCGAAATCTGTAGATCCCTCCAGATTCAGTTCGCTGGACAATTATATTGCTGAACTCGTTGTCGGCGAAGACAACCCTGCCCTTGGCCAGATGGTGCGTGATCTCGATGCTCAGGCAGATGAGTTCGACGTTGTGATTATCGGTCTCGTCCGAAACGGTCGCAGACTGCCTGGCCGTGCCCGCACCAATGAAATCCGCAAGGGCGATATACTGGTGGTTGAGGCCCCTCCCGGGGCCATAGACAAATTCCGTTCCGCCCTGAAACTGTCCTTCATCGGCGAAGACCGTCACGCAAAAATCGCCTCCGAAGGCATGGCATTGATGGAAGTGGTGGTGCCCGATGACAGTCGCATCATTGGCCGCACCGCTATGAATGTCCGGTTGCTCTATCGCCAGAGCACCACGCTTCTGGGCGTCTCACGCAAAGGCAAGCGCTTTGTCGAACGCGTGCGGCATTTGCCCATTGAGTCTGGCGATGTTCTACTGTTGCTTGGTGCTTCCGAACACCTTCCAAGTGTCGCAAACTGGCTCGGCGTCCTGCCCTTGCGCGAACGCGGCCTCAATGTCACCCAACATAAGCAGGCAGGTCTGGCTGTGGGGCTGTTTGGCGCAGCTATTCTGCTGGCATCCTTCGGCGTGCTGCAACTGGCTGTCGCTCTGGCCGCAGTCGTCGTCCTTTATGTGATTCTGAAAATCGTGCCTATTTCCACGCTTTATGAGCAGATTGAATGGCCTGTCATCGTGCTGCTGGGGTCTATGATACCGCTCGGATCGGCCCTTGAATCGGCTGGCGGCACAGATTTGATCGCCAATGCCATTGTCTCGTTAACAGCACCCTACCCCATTGCCGTTGTTCTGACCGTTCTGATGGTCGTCACAATGACCCTGTCGGACCTTTTGAACAACACCGCGACGGCGGTGATTGCAGCGCCAATTGCCGTTAATATTGCAAACACACTCAATGTAAGCCCTGACCCGTTCCTGATGGCTGTTGCGGTTGCCGCATCCTGCGCGTTCCTGACCCCCATTGGCCACAAGAACAACACTTTGATCATGGGCCCCGGCGGCTATCGCTTTGGCGATTATTGGCGCATGGGCCTGCCATTGGAAATCATTGTCATTGTGGTGTCAGTGCCCACGATCCTGCTGGTCTGGCCACTGTAA